The genomic stretch CGAGACCTCGATAAGGCTGAAAAAAGGTCTGAAAAGACGGGGGAAAAAGAGGAATCATTAAGTTAGATTAATATTTTAAGTATGTAGATTTCACTTGTGGCAAAATTTGTTCTAATATCTGTAAAAATATGTAACACGTTATATTGTCAACAATaatgggttgttgtttttttttcagaattcaCGATTTCTAGCCCCTTCCAGAGTTCGGGCATCTCAAAAGGCAACTTAGCCAGAGAAGCTGTAAAATTATGCCCCATTGTCTTTACTCTATCAACTGATAGATTAGCAGCATTGGAGCATCACCGCCAGCGCAAAGTTCTCTCAACATGTTTAAGAACTACAACTAATGGCCAGCACGTAGGTCTATATCAAACGATCAACGTGTTTACAAACGAAGCAAATTTGGATGAAGCTGGCACTgattcaaaactgttctctaCGCTAGATAACGTGGTCCAAAGGCGAACTCTTCCCATCAGCCCTTCAAGTCTGTTCCTGCTTGTTGATGGATACCATTACGTCATCGGCGGCACGGCAACAATAGCTATTCAAGGCCTAACTCTCTTTTTGACTGAACTAGTCTCCACAACCGGCGCTGGCGTTTTcggtactagatctagatcaagttaTGGTTTGGAAAAAAGAGCAGCATTCAACACGTGCAGCCCACGTCGAATGAACAGCAGATGGTTTTTGGAATTTCTTCGTACTGGCAAACTGTGTCAGACGCACGTCGTCAAAGTCAGATTTGGTATTGGACGATGAGAGGCTAGATTCTCTTTTCTTCAATAGATCTAAAACTTGGCATTTTTCGCCCTTAGATATATGTAGCACGAGGGTACCCGGAAGATTAATTGGATCAGGGAATTTCAATGTAGGCCTAGAAAAGGAATTGTTACTTTTAGctcatatcaactctgtctggtaacaagGTGCACTCGTTaattcttccacacccattctcaatttgaaactttgcaaaaattattcattgatgTAGATAAGAAacgaataaaataaaacaaaaaacaattagtcaatttaactactggtatttaattattttgattgatacCGACAATGGAAATTAATCCTACAGTATTCACgcatatggctaaatatgtagggtttgttTCCTTTATATAATTGTTcccattatttctcccacacccactctcggatcaagttgaaatttgttaaaaattttattGTTCCTAGCACAAACATGAATCAGAAAATtaaattaccaattagtcaattaattattgggaatTCATTGTTTTGATTGATATCGAATACGGGAAATAACttatacattattgagagatatatgtgtatgttaagtgcggagttcttcccctttttttaaaaggaatttTTAAATAGGGGAGGACTTTCATATTACTGAAACCAGGCTCAAAGGTAGGTTATCTTTCTACGTCATTGAATAACTTTATAACtaaattttgatttcatatGGATAGAGATAGCTAGCTTAAGTAggctttttacaacccccccccccaaaaaaaaaaagtatttcaaaatgTTAACTGCCCATTTTGTGAACAAAAGCattctctttttacaaagcgtttatcaactctgtctggtacaaattttgaacacgttatttctcccatttcttattctcgtatcaagttcaaactttgcatAAGTATTCATAaatcctaacaaaacatgaagcaGTCAAAAATGAACCAAATTATCTAATTATTTAGtggttattaaataattttgttgaatatcgaaaaggggaaataaatcttacggTATTGAGTTTAATTGTTCTTTCACTTACATAAGTCTTTCGTTTATGAcgaaatacgtttttttttattatatttttattatattttgcttgttatgcatacaacaaaaatgtaacatttaaaGAGATTCTATAACATTctactagaaaataaattttaattggtTGCAATTCTGGCGGATAGTCTTTCAAAAAAACCTAATAACCACTCAGTTCCATAAATAAGGTTATGATCGCATTGAAATGTCTTAGTAAAAGACACATTTAGTCATGATTATTAATATGAATGACCTTTTACGTTACTATACGTTGTCTGTTGTACAATATACATACGTTGTAATATCTTCTCTTTCGAATCAAcatctgttatatatatatatatatatatatatatatatatatatatatatatatatatatatatatatatatattatatatatatatattatatatatatatataaatatataatataatatatattacagatgAAATATACGgctataaataaatgtgacaCTGTTAAGATTTGTTTAACCTCACTGTCTGATTTGATGAATCATGTAATCAGATGTGGAGAAGAAAAGCGTACACGGATCCAATAAATGTCATTTAAAGGAATGAGTATCTAAACGCTTGTTTCTGACACCATACATGCAATATGAGGCTTTAAAAGTGCGAATGTCTTCGAGACCGAAGATAAACGGCGAATGCATGACTGAGAAACGTTGGACCACATGGAAACTTTGTAGCAGAGCCCGGAAGAGGTAGTTTCTAAAATATCAAGCTCCGAAGCCCGATCTCCGAAACCGGTGTGCAGCTATGGGTCAAGTTATTCGACACGTCCGGTGAGAATGAGATGAAATCAGTGGCGCAGCGTCTGTAAGCGCGAAAGGGGTTCATTGCACCCGGGCACACGAAAAAAATAGGGACCTAATGGGCTttgaagtggaaaaaaaaaagtaaaataaagtgcTTAGAGGAATTTAAATGTTCAAACGTTTACCCAATTTGTTTAGCATCTAATTTATATGCTCGTTAATATATAACACTATGTAATAGTTAAGTACTTTTACGAAGACGTATATGCATTGAAAAGGAgtcgctgtggctgagtggggGGTGCagagttcgaattctggtgaagactgggaattttaatttcgggatttttagggtgcctctgagtccacccagctctaacattagttggtctttgtgctggccacatgacgtcATCGTTAagcgttggccacagaaacatggcTATTACTTCATCTGACCTACAGATCACAAtatctgaaagggggacttaTGCTTTGAATGTCTTGAGACTTTTACTTTTGGGAGTTCGTTAATGAATGGGGTGTAAGAAGACTATGATTGTTAAAAGTGATATTGGCGTGTCTTTTTGCAAATGTGCTTATACATATATGATGACTTTGGTTTGTATTTTGTGCCCATAAAACTTCGACCTGCTAAATGGAAATGCCAGAAGAAAGAGCTTGAACCCTAGCACACCGATGCCTTGCTACTGTCAGGTGGGTTTAGTCGCTTAAGTAGGGTATGATATGATGGTCCCGTATCCCCAGCCTGAACAGAATAACACAAGAACCTAAAGTGCACGGCATGTAAAATACGAACATCGAATAacagttattcaactgaacagttagtgaataacaacagttatcaacatgaacaatatttaataataattaattataagttatcaacatatttacatatacatcactatcattgaagtcatcattgaattaataattagtctaatatcacgccaataagtttccataacacaccttcacgctcacactccatctcggcgcccaaCGTAACCTCAACTCCCTACACCTCAACAACAAGAGTTACTGCAAAACTCCAAGGGCGGGAAGGCGACACACTTTCCcatagcccaaagcctaacaccccTTACAAAGGGGAAACACAAAACCAGCTACCCAGCCAACAAacgaagctctctctctcttgcgggaattaaggatgacgtaaacacacacacacacacgcaatattctagacaacaaaacgcactaaaaagaaactacttcctatacgctaaaacaccaatattaaatgcacGACATTCACGCGCGCACGACAGCTACGCCTCTGGCAA from Biomphalaria glabrata chromosome 9, xgBioGlab47.1, whole genome shotgun sequence encodes the following:
- the LOC106071721 gene encoding uncharacterized protein LOC106071721; this encodes MTPGIFFFFVHLLTSLAEVAWSCLLNFISTGYFCNTSNMNQSSERHFGTKMFILAMLLHLPTLSAISEFTISSPFQSSGISKGNLAREAVKLCPIVFTLSTDRLAALEHHRQRKVLSTCLRTTTNGQHVGLYQTINVFTNEANLDEAGTDSKLFSTLDNVVQRRTLPISPSSLFLLVDGYHYVIGGTATIAIQGLTLFLTELVSTTGAGVFGTRSRSSYGLEKRAAFNTCSPRRMNSRWFLEFLRTGKLCQTHVVKVRFGIGR